A region from the Halomarina litorea genome encodes:
- a CDS encoding universal stress protein — MTLVVVPVRYPLSEHSKETLSEGWRIAQERDAELTVLHVNLYQNNEHVTRSELKRAAEAVIGRQSHARYVVRSGFLVEESILDEVAAEDADVVVIGRKQASRWRRMFRRLTDDPDVERFLKESLDCEVVTVG, encoded by the coding sequence ATGACGCTCGTCGTCGTCCCGGTCCGGTACCCGCTGTCGGAGCACTCGAAGGAGACGCTCAGCGAGGGGTGGCGCATCGCCCAGGAGCGCGACGCGGAACTCACCGTCCTCCACGTCAACCTCTATCAGAACAACGAACACGTCACCCGGAGCGAACTGAAGCGCGCCGCCGAGGCGGTCATCGGCCGCCAGTCGCACGCCCGCTATGTCGTCCGGTCGGGCTTTCTCGTCGAGGAGTCCATCCTCGACGAGGTGGCCGCCGAGGACGCCGACGTGGTCGTCATCGGGCGCAAGCAGGCCTCGCGCTGGCGGCGGATGTTCCGCCGCCTGACCGACGACCCCGACGTCGAGCGGTTCCTGAAGGAGTCCCTCGACTGCGAGGTCGTCACCGTCGGGTAG
- a CDS encoding mechanosensitive ion channel family protein — MGQEGNGTATGNGTGTPGNGSGAVTVEDPPNASVGGNVTDEVNQLLPEWFQIPQLVIQLGLSALILLLAWYASRYVNQMLGRRIARRFKRPSVSRTILRLIRLGIFLVAFSIIFGTVFGLGLGNVALSVTVFSAVIGVVLAPIVGSIISGLFVLADQPYEVGDMIQLVDRDTTGFVEDITLRYTKIFTLDNTFLVVPNGSMRERDVVNFSAEDPRVRLRLDVQVTYEGDLDEARKLIEDAARECESVIEGGPDIRIGSARYPAAPTCYIESFADHGILLRLRYWVREPYKLLTMRSRVQEKVWERLDDADVTIAYPHSHVVFDDTSGQLRVAMDDRNDGRSLPPRLDPSTEGLPAPNGAGRPEGDVSDEPTTAGSTRTSGSGDDRDGESSGGSRSPPPSATDLGDE; from the coding sequence ATGGGACAGGAGGGGAACGGTACCGCGACCGGGAACGGGACGGGGACGCCCGGGAACGGGTCCGGGGCAGTCACCGTCGAGGACCCCCCGAACGCCTCGGTCGGCGGCAACGTCACGGACGAGGTAAACCAGTTGCTCCCCGAGTGGTTCCAGATCCCCCAACTCGTCATCCAACTCGGCCTCTCCGCGCTCATCCTCCTGCTGGCGTGGTACGCCTCCCGGTACGTCAACCAGATGCTCGGCCGGCGCATCGCCCGCCGGTTCAAGCGGCCGAGCGTCTCGCGGACCATCCTGCGGCTCATCCGCCTCGGCATCTTCCTCGTCGCCTTCTCCATCATCTTCGGGACGGTGTTCGGACTGGGGCTCGGCAACGTCGCCCTCTCGGTGACGGTGTTCTCCGCCGTCATCGGTGTCGTCCTCGCGCCCATCGTCGGGAGCATCATCTCGGGGCTGTTCGTCCTCGCGGACCAGCCCTACGAGGTGGGCGACATGATCCAACTGGTCGACCGGGACACCACCGGGTTCGTCGAGGACATCACGCTCCGCTACACGAAGATATTCACGCTCGACAACACGTTCCTCGTCGTCCCGAACGGGTCGATGCGCGAGCGCGACGTGGTGAACTTCTCGGCGGAGGACCCCCGCGTTCGTCTCCGCCTCGACGTGCAGGTCACCTACGAGGGTGACTTAGACGAGGCGCGCAAACTCATCGAGGACGCCGCCCGCGAGTGCGAGAGCGTCATCGAGGGCGGCCCGGACATCCGCATCGGGAGCGCCCGCTACCCCGCCGCGCCGACCTGCTACATCGAGTCGTTCGCGGACCACGGCATCCTCCTGCGCCTGCGCTACTGGGTCCGCGAACCGTACAAACTGCTGACGATGCGCTCGCGCGTCCAGGAGAAGGTCTGGGAGCGCCTCGACGACGCGGACGTGACCATCGCCTACCCCCACTCGCACGTCGTCTTCGACGACACGAGCGGGCAGTTGCGGGTGGCGATGGACGACCGGAACGACGGACGGTCGCTCCCGCCGCGCCTCGACCCCTCCACGGAGGGCCTCCCGGCCCCGAACGGCGCGGGACGACCCGAGGGGGACGTATCGGACGAGCCAACGACGGCGGGGAGCACGCGAACGTCCGGTAGTGGGGACGACCGCGACGGGGAGTCGTCGGGCGGGTCTCGGTCGCCCCCGCCGAGTGCGACCGACCTCGGCGACGAGTGA
- a CDS encoding proteasome assembly chaperone family protein, with translation MPATPPEQSTFDVRHEETPGDVLLCGFAEYGLAGLTAADYLVKQLGLEQTGHITAGELPAITPFEDGRPRHHTRIFSSDDADLSVLVGELFIPRQMAKPFSDSVLDWAERSVEELAVLSGVPTAHGPEEHQTYFVATDDYREHRLADHDIPPMGGGFLDGVNAALVQRGLDTALRVGVFATPAHAQTPDVEAALRLLDAAATVYDLDVDVEPLESFASEVQRYYADLAERMQRDDPTPQPDDRMYM, from the coding sequence ATGCCCGCGACTCCGCCCGAGCAGTCGACCTTCGACGTGCGCCACGAGGAGACGCCCGGCGACGTCCTCTTGTGTGGGTTCGCCGAGTACGGACTGGCCGGCCTCACGGCCGCCGACTACCTCGTCAAGCAACTGGGCTTGGAACAGACGGGCCACATCACCGCCGGTGAACTGCCCGCCATCACTCCCTTCGAGGACGGGCGGCCGCGCCACCACACGCGCATCTTCTCGTCGGACGACGCCGACCTCAGCGTCCTCGTCGGCGAACTGTTCATCCCGCGCCAGATGGCGAAACCATTCAGCGACAGCGTCCTCGACTGGGCCGAGCGCTCCGTCGAGGAACTCGCGGTGCTCTCGGGAGTCCCCACCGCCCACGGCCCCGAGGAACACCAGACGTACTTCGTCGCCACCGACGACTACCGCGAGCACCGACTGGCCGACCACGACATCCCTCCGATGGGCGGCGGGTTCCTCGACGGAGTGAACGCGGCGCTGGTCCAGCGCGGCCTCGACACCGCGCTCCGCGTCGGCGTCTTCGCAACCCCCGCCCACGCCCAGACGCCGGACGTCGAGGCCGCACTCCGCCTGCTCGACGCCGCCGCGACCGTCTACGACCTCGACGTCGACGTCGAACCACTGGAGTCGTTCGCCAGCGAGGTCCAGCGGTACTACGCGGACCTCGCCGAGCGCATGCAACGGGACGACCCGACGCCACAGCCGGACGACCGGATGTACATGTGA
- a CDS encoding helix-turn-helix domain-containing protein has translation MIIIEFSIDHPLLRETLNEAPGVTLSWEQTDALGDGRIVTLLWAEGGDIEILEAGMASDPTVNRWSETAEVGGRRLYQVEMVGDALDGTYLLLVELGCLLQSLAGTAEGWEARVAFPEQTTVDHFFDHCRTTGLGYTIHRVYEERPGRDGEQFGLTTEQLETLRAAVELGYLDVPRENTLQDLGRELDVSDTAASQRFRRGVKRLVENTLNPDTKARPPPVGRPR, from the coding sequence ATGATAATCATCGAGTTCTCCATCGACCACCCGCTCCTGCGTGAGACGCTGAACGAGGCACCCGGAGTGACGCTCTCCTGGGAGCAGACGGACGCGCTCGGGGACGGCCGCATCGTCACGCTCCTGTGGGCGGAAGGGGGTGACATCGAGATCCTGGAAGCGGGGATGGCGTCGGACCCGACGGTGAACCGGTGGTCGGAGACCGCCGAGGTGGGTGGTCGTCGTCTCTACCAGGTGGAGATGGTGGGCGACGCCCTCGACGGGACCTACCTGCTGCTGGTCGAACTGGGCTGTCTCCTCCAGTCACTCGCGGGGACCGCGGAGGGGTGGGAGGCGCGGGTCGCCTTCCCCGAGCAGACCACGGTGGACCACTTCTTCGACCACTGCCGGACGACGGGCCTCGGCTACACCATCCATCGCGTCTACGAGGAGCGACCCGGACGCGACGGCGAGCAGTTCGGCCTGACCACGGAGCAACTGGAGACGCTCCGTGCGGCGGTCGAACTCGGCTACCTCGACGTCCCCCGCGAGAACACGCTTCAGGACCTCGGGCGGGAACTCGACGTCTCCGACACCGCGGCCTCACAGCGGTTCCGGCGCGGGGTGAAGCGCCTCGTCGAGAACACGCTCAACCCCGACACCAAAGCGCGGCCGCCGCCGGTCGGGAGGCCCCGCTGA
- a CDS encoding translation initiation factor eIF-2B: MIDETVEEIREMQTHSSSVVAVKAARALASLVDREATTVEEYVRDLERNSSVLRRANPSHASLYTTQREIVETVIDADPESVEEAKRLTAEAAEAVVERVETAKHRAAENGAALLEDGTTILTHDYSSTVIEAVELAARDGAHLTVYVTEARPRYLGRKAARTLAGMDRVETHLLIDSANGFVLPECDHVVIGMDCIVGDTLYNRIGTFPLAATAEEVGVPVTVVGSGAKIIEDGFVFENEFRSPSEVMREPAEGFTIENPAYDETPMRLVSDVVTD; the protein is encoded by the coding sequence ATGATAGACGAGACCGTCGAGGAGATACGCGAGATGCAGACGCACAGTTCGTCCGTCGTCGCCGTGAAGGCCGCACGGGCGCTGGCGTCGCTGGTCGACCGCGAGGCCACCACCGTCGAGGAGTACGTCCGTGACCTCGAACGCAACTCCAGCGTCCTCCGGCGGGCGAACCCCTCCCACGCCTCACTGTACACGACACAGCGTGAAATCGTCGAGACCGTCATCGACGCCGACCCGGAGAGCGTCGAGGAGGCGAAGCGCCTCACCGCGGAGGCCGCCGAGGCGGTCGTCGAGCGGGTCGAGACGGCGAAACACCGCGCCGCGGAGAACGGTGCGGCCCTGCTCGAGGACGGGACGACCATCCTCACCCACGACTACTCCTCGACGGTCATCGAGGCCGTCGAACTCGCCGCCCGCGACGGGGCGCACTTGACGGTGTACGTCACCGAGGCCCGCCCGCGGTACCTCGGTCGGAAGGCGGCGCGGACGCTCGCCGGGATGGACCGCGTCGAGACGCACCTCCTCATCGACAGCGCCAACGGGTTCGTCCTCCCCGAGTGCGACCACGTCGTCATCGGCATGGACTGCATCGTCGGCGACACCCTCTACAACCGCATCGGGACGTTCCCGCTCGCCGCCACCGCGGAGGAGGTGGGCGTCCCCGTCACCGTCGTCGGGTCCGGCGCGAAGATCATTGAGGATGGCTTCGTCTTCGAGAACGAGTTCCGCTCGCCGAGCGAGGTGATGCGCGAACCCGCCGAGGGGTTCACCATCGAGAATCCCGCCTACGACGAGACGCCGATGCGCCTCGTCAGCGACGTCGTCACCGACTGA
- a CDS encoding helix-turn-helix domain-containing protein — protein sequence MRFVTYLLIPLDGELHPIEGAIADAPAIERRAIHHFRMLDDGTAVTLYELAGDRDRADAVVGGCPSVHAHDVSASGDRLYCHVRFDPNDLTGRVYGVAQTNDLVLDMPIRYTDRGALRMTAIGELATFREATRQIPDGVGLRLLQTGEYTPDGGELYAQLTERQQETLRAAVAAGYYEEPRRVTYRDIAEELGIAPGTVGEHLRKAESAVFTSITPSTG from the coding sequence ATGCGGTTCGTCACCTACCTGCTCATCCCGCTGGACGGGGAACTCCATCCTATCGAGGGGGCCATCGCGGACGCCCCGGCCATCGAACGGCGCGCCATCCACCACTTCAGGATGCTCGACGACGGCACGGCGGTCACCCTGTACGAACTCGCGGGCGACCGGGACCGGGCCGACGCCGTCGTCGGCGGGTGTCCCTCCGTGCACGCACACGACGTCTCGGCGTCGGGCGACCGACTGTACTGTCACGTCCGGTTCGACCCGAACGACCTGACCGGACGCGTGTACGGCGTCGCCCAGACGAACGACCTCGTCCTCGACATGCCCATCCGCTACACCGACCGGGGGGCGTTGCGGATGACGGCCATCGGCGAACTGGCCACGTTCCGTGAGGCGACCCGACAGATACCCGACGGCGTCGGCCTGCGCCTCCTGCAGACCGGCGAGTACACCCCCGACGGCGGGGAGCTGTACGCACAGCTCACGGAGCGCCAACAGGAGACGCTCCGGGCGGCCGTCGCCGCGGGCTACTACGAGGAGCCACGACGGGTGACCTACCGGGACATCGCCGAGGAACTGGGTATCGCGCCGGGGACCGTCGGCGAACACCTGCGGAAGGCGGAGTCGGCGGTGTTCACGAGCATCACGCCCTCCACGGGGTGA
- a CDS encoding AMP-dependent synthetase/ligase: protein MASRQWRTPDANWRAAERAYTDEVTGDDTLPEMFEASVDRNAGANAQWYKGGVYDRSLADVAFPSAPDGEFAALTYRRMGEVVHHLAAGFRELGVSSGDRVGLCADTRVEWAQCDFALLAAGGVVSTVYTESPPERARYLLSDPGATGVVVENAELLDRVLEVEDDLDLSFVVVMDEANEVEESDRDDVVSLRAVYERGREAFDHDAYASWLDERSPGDLASLIYTSGTTGKPKGVELTHRNLKSNVDQLRRRFGPRPDKPADMPVVDSDGRTLSFLPLAHVYERTAGHFLPLASGATVAYAESTDTVAEDLKAVSPDTVTSVPRVYERIYDRVHEEASGSAVKERVVEWALDVAREFTRTEDPGVGLRARHAVADRLVYSQVREDLGGEIQAFMSGGGAIARELTELFDGMAVPINQGYGLTETSPVVAVNPAEDPRHGTLGPPVVGCEVRLDESVVGEERRTAADDPVGELLVKGPNVTRGYWNRPDATAAAFTDDGYFRTGDIVERSPDGYLTYHDRLKQVLVLSTGKNVAPQPIESAFATSDRVEQVMVVGDDRKFLGALVVPDWEAVERWADREGLDLPADPEARCDDERVRSWIREEVDRVNEGRPKHERIGAFELVPVEWTAENDLLTPSMKTKRRNVREQFADRIDRLYGEDRRAAPEAAT from the coding sequence GTGGCGTCCCGACAGTGGCGGACGCCGGACGCGAACTGGCGGGCCGCCGAACGGGCGTACACCGACGAGGTCACCGGCGACGACACCCTCCCCGAGATGTTCGAGGCGAGCGTCGACCGGAACGCCGGCGCGAACGCCCAGTGGTACAAGGGAGGGGTGTACGACCGGTCGCTCGCGGACGTGGCGTTCCCGTCGGCCCCGGACGGCGAGTTCGCGGCGCTCACCTACCGGCGGATGGGCGAGGTTGTCCACCACCTCGCGGCGGGGTTCCGGGAACTGGGCGTCTCGTCCGGGGACCGGGTGGGCCTCTGTGCGGACACCCGGGTGGAGTGGGCGCAGTGTGACTTCGCCCTGCTCGCGGCGGGCGGCGTCGTCTCGACGGTGTACACCGAGTCGCCGCCCGAGCGCGCTCGATATCTCCTCTCGGACCCGGGCGCGACGGGCGTGGTGGTGGAGAACGCCGAGTTGCTCGACCGGGTGCTCGAAGTCGAGGACGACCTCGACCTCTCCTTCGTCGTCGTGATGGACGAGGCGAACGAGGTCGAGGAGTCCGATCGCGACGACGTCGTCTCGCTGCGGGCGGTGTACGAACGGGGCCGGGAGGCGTTCGACCACGACGCGTACGCGTCGTGGCTCGACGAGCGCTCGCCCGGGGACCTCGCGAGTCTCATCTACACCTCGGGGACGACAGGTAAGCCCAAGGGCGTCGAACTCACCCACCGCAACCTCAAGTCGAACGTCGACCAGTTGCGCAGGCGCTTCGGGCCACGTCCCGACAAGCCCGCGGACATGCCCGTCGTGGACAGCGACGGCCGGACGCTCTCCTTCCTCCCGCTGGCGCACGTCTACGAGCGGACGGCGGGACACTTCCTCCCGCTGGCTTCGGGGGCCACGGTCGCCTACGCCGAGTCGACCGACACCGTCGCGGAGGACCTGAAAGCCGTCTCGCCCGACACCGTCACCAGCGTCCCGCGGGTGTACGAGCGCATCTACGACCGGGTGCACGAGGAGGCCAGCGGGTCCGCCGTGAAGGAGCGAGTCGTCGAGTGGGCGCTGGACGTCGCCCGCGAGTTCACCCGCACCGAGGACCCTGGAGTGGGCCTCCGGGCGCGCCACGCCGTCGCGGACCGCCTCGTCTACTCGCAGGTCCGCGAGGACCTCGGCGGCGAGATTCAGGCGTTCATGAGCGGCGGCGGGGCCATCGCCCGCGAACTGACCGAACTGTTCGACGGGATGGCCGTCCCCATCAACCAGGGGTACGGCCTGACGGAGACGTCGCCCGTCGTCGCCGTGAACCCCGCCGAGGACCCCCGACACGGGACGCTCGGCCCGCCCGTCGTCGGCTGCGAGGTGCGACTCGACGAGTCCGTCGTCGGCGAGGAGCGCCGGACGGCGGCCGACGACCCGGTCGGCGAACTGCTCGTGAAGGGACCGAACGTGACGCGGGGGTACTGGAACCGCCCCGACGCGACGGCGGCGGCGTTCACCGACGACGGCTACTTCCGGACCGGCGACATCGTCGAGCGGAGCCCCGACGGCTACCTGACCTACCACGACCGGTTGAAGCAGGTGCTCGTGCTCTCGACGGGGAAGAACGTCGCGCCACAGCCGATAGAGAGCGCCTTCGCCACCAGCGACCGGGTCGAGCAGGTGATGGTCGTCGGCGACGACCGGAAGTTCCTCGGTGCGCTGGTCGTCCCGGACTGGGAGGCCGTCGAGCGGTGGGCCGACCGGGAGGGACTCGACCTCCCCGCGGACCCCGAGGCGCGCTGTGACGACGAGCGAGTCCGGTCGTGGATACGCGAGGAGGTCGACCGCGTCAACGAGGGCCGCCCGAAACACGAGCGCATCGGGGCGTTCGAACTCGTCCCCGTGGAGTGGACGGCCGAGAACGACCTCCTCACGCCCTCGATGAAGACCAAGCGCCGGAACGTCCGCGAGCAGTTCGCCGACCGCATCGACCGCCTCTACGGCGAGGACCGACGCGCCGCACCCGAGGCCGCCACTTAA
- a CDS encoding SCP2 sterol-binding domain-containing protein — protein MTDDTVTRLESALDQSDEKLADDLPNLLESMEGRTEDLVREHPAIFGRLVRRMETMDIAGFVDDHPEVADQFQELLWTGMEVLVRESPEVQESIGEDITVNFRATDCEMDGHLTVDGDEQVITGGAGLLDDPTLEIDGPADVLVGLVTGSVDPIQGFLTQQYQMDGPVQKGTRLAPIMNDLADNIPQSG, from the coding sequence ATGACAGACGACACCGTCACGCGACTCGAGAGCGCACTCGACCAGTCCGACGAGAAACTCGCCGACGACCTGCCCAACCTGCTCGAATCGATGGAGGGGCGGACGGAGGACCTGGTGCGCGAGCACCCCGCGATCTTCGGGCGACTCGTCCGCCGGATGGAGACGATGGACATCGCGGGGTTCGTCGACGACCACCCCGAGGTGGCAGACCAGTTCCAGGAACTGCTCTGGACGGGGATGGAGGTGCTCGTCCGGGAGTCCCCGGAGGTCCAGGAGAGCATCGGGGAGGACATCACCGTCAACTTCCGGGCGACCGACTGCGAGATGGACGGCCACCTCACCGTCGACGGGGACGAACAGGTCATCACGGGCGGTGCGGGGCTGCTCGACGACCCGACGCTCGAAATCGACGGCCCGGCTGACGTCCTCGTCGGCCTCGTCACGGGGAGCGTCGACCCCATCCAGGGCTTCCTCACCCAGCAGTACCAGATGGACGGCCCGGTCCAGAAGGGCACCCGCCTCGCCCCCATCATGAACGACCTCGCCGACAACATCCCCCAGTCCGGGTAA
- a CDS encoding acyl-CoA dehydrogenase family protein, with product MRLTDDQRAFRDDLSGYLEREIDPVVDERDANGPMSRAELLGYLDDLRDLGVGFDPETAPEYFGDVWRFAIASEELSRVWPSLNVAIQMSFPALFVRFASEHTREAHLPALEAGECLGCLGVTEPSGGSDTARPRTTARRDGDEFVVDGAKTWVGNGGIADVALVVAHDEESGAQDMFLLDTEYDGFETETLSKLGWKGVPNALMEFDGVRVPAENRFSTMVSNAIREGNDMDDIVPFPPSVTQLFMEQKPLNATFSFMRTGMAFMAVGIMRAAFEEALDYTTERETFGSPIAGHQLVQRKLYEMNAGLESSRGLARRAAEALEDGDSDARRLSSLAKGYCCETAKEVTDEAIQVFGGEGLKTENRLERYYRDARVLTIPDGTTEIQQLVVGKELTGVSAYD from the coding sequence ATGCGCCTGACCGACGACCAGCGGGCGTTCCGCGACGACCTCAGCGGGTATCTGGAGCGCGAAATCGACCCCGTCGTGGACGAACGCGACGCGAACGGACCGATGAGCCGTGCGGAGTTGCTCGGCTACCTCGACGACCTGCGGGACCTCGGGGTGGGCTTCGACCCCGAGACGGCCCCCGAGTACTTCGGGGACGTGTGGCGCTTCGCCATCGCGAGCGAGGAACTCTCGCGGGTGTGGCCCTCGCTCAACGTCGCCATCCAGATGTCGTTTCCCGCGCTGTTCGTCCGCTTCGCGAGCGAGCACACCCGCGAAGCGCACCTCCCCGCACTCGAAGCCGGCGAGTGTCTGGGCTGTCTCGGCGTCACCGAACCGAGCGGCGGGAGCGACACGGCGCGCCCCCGGACGACCGCCCGACGCGACGGCGACGAGTTCGTCGTCGACGGCGCGAAGACGTGGGTGGGCAACGGCGGCATCGCGGACGTCGCCCTCGTCGTCGCCCACGACGAGGAGTCGGGCGCACAGGACATGTTCCTCCTCGACACCGAGTACGACGGCTTCGAGACGGAGACGCTCTCGAAACTCGGCTGGAAGGGCGTCCCGAACGCCCTGATGGAGTTCGACGGGGTCCGCGTCCCCGCCGAGAACCGCTTCTCGACGATGGTGTCGAACGCCATCCGCGAGGGAAACGACATGGACGACATCGTCCCGTTCCCGCCGAGCGTCACCCAGCTGTTCATGGAGCAGAAACCGCTCAACGCGACGTTCTCGTTCATGCGGACGGGGATGGCGTTCATGGCCGTCGGCATCATGCGGGCGGCCTTCGAGGAGGCGCTCGACTACACCACCGAGCGCGAGACGTTCGGGAGCCCCATCGCGGGCCACCAGCTCGTCCAGCGGAAACTGTACGAGATGAACGCGGGCCTCGAATCGTCGCGCGGACTGGCCCGCAGGGCCGCCGAGGCGCTGGAAGATGGCGACTCCGACGCCCGGCGCCTCTCCTCGCTGGCGAAGGGCTACTGCTGTGAAACCGCCAAGGAGGTGACCGACGAGGCAATCCAGGTGTTCGGCGGCGAGGGCCTGAAGACCGAGAACCGTCTCGAACGCTACTACCGGGACGCCCGTGTGCTGACCATCCCGGACGGCACCACCGAGATTCAGCAACTCGTCGTCGGCAAGGAACTGACCGGCGTGAGCGCCTACGACTGA